A segment of the Sanyastnella coralliicola genome:
GCGGAAGGTATAGGTGTAGCTCGTTTCAGAAGTCTTGCGGCCGTTATCTATTCGCACGCTCTGTCCGGTACTTGGTCCGTACAACAACTGCAAACCATCCACAGCTGGAAGTTTGATTTGACCATCACTGTTCGTGATTGTGACCGTAAGCTTAAATGCCTCACGCGGAGCAACAGGGTTCTTACTAACGCTCGCAGAAACGCTCACGTCTTGTCCTTGAATTGCCCCAGAAATAAAGAAGGCAACCAAGAACAGGATCAGACTACCAGTCCTTCTCGATCTTCTTCTTTTTGCCATCTTTTTTCTTTTTCAAGTTTTGTTGTAGTTCTTTCTCTCGCTGGTTCAACGCCTCCAACAGCTTCTCAGCATCTTCTTTGCTTATGCGATCAGGACGTGTTCCTTCACCTGGCTCTTCTTTCTCTTCTTCACTTTTAGAGTCTCCATTTTGGTTCTGATCCTCGCTTTCATCCTCTTTCTCACCCTGGCGCTCATTCTCCTTCTCGCCATCTTCACCACCTTCGTCGTTCTCTTGCTGCTGTTGTTGCTGCTGCTGTTGCTGCTGCTGTTGCTGTTGTTGTTCTAGCTGTTGCATCGCCATTGCCAGATTATGGCGTGTATCGTTGTCGTTCGGGTTGGCCATCAAGGCATCTTTGTACGCATCAACGGCGCCTTCAAGATCTTGTTGGCGCATTAAAGAGTTTCCGAGGTTGTGATAAGCTTGTGCTTTGGCTTCTTCGGAATCAAAGCTTTCTGCTGCGTTGCGGAAGGCGTCTGCGGCTTCATCGAATTTCTCTTGACGATATAGGGCATCGCCACGGTTGAAATCGCCGATGGCGCGTTGTCCAACGTTGCCTTCTGACAGGTTGAACAGTTCACTGGCAGCGTCGAAATCCCCACGCTCATAAGCCTGTTGTCCTTTGTTCAGTTGCTTCTTAGCTGATTGCGCTTGAACGCTCACAGTGAAACCAAGAAGTGCTATGACTAAGATGAACCTCATGATACAGTGAATTTACGTTTCCATGCGCGTTCACTCAAGAGGGTTTCTGTAACCAACAAGAGTAAGGCTGCAATGGCAAATAGTCTAAAGCGGTGCTCGTAATCAACGAAGTTAGCCGTGCCTAAATCTCCGAGTTCGAGTTCTTTGAATGCGTCGAGAATAGGACGAACATCAACGATCTGTTCATTAGCCCTAACAAACGTACCATCACCGATTTTCACCAGCTCAACCAACATCTGCTCGTTTAGCTGTGTCACCACGGTCTTTCCATTAGCGTCTGTCTTGAACCCGCTACGACGACCATTTCGATCGAACTCAGGAATAGGCGCCCCTCCAGGAAGCCCAGCCCCAATGGCACAGATTTGAATCCCTCGACTTGCTGCCAATTCCGCGCTAGCGATAGCATCATCTTCATGATTCTCACCATCAGTGATTAACAGAATAGCCTTTCCGGCTTCACTATCTTGATCAAAGCTGCTCATACATAGGTCTAGAGCCGCACCAATAGCCGTACCCTGAGTAGGAACGCTATTCGTTTCAATGGCATCTAAGAAGATTTTTGCCGCCTTCGTATCGCTGGTAAGTGGAAGTTGAACGTAGGCGTCTCCAGCAAAAATGACGATACCAAGTCGGTTACTGCCCATGTCATTGATCACTTGCTGCACGGCGCGCTTCGCCAGCTTCAAACGATTGGGCTTGAGGTCTTCAGCTAGCATGCTGTTCGAGACATCAATGGCTACCATCAAGTCAATCCCTTGCGTTTCAACCTCTTCAATTTTACTTCCCACCTTCGGATCCAACAAGGCGATGACAATCATACCCAGTGCAAGTCGCCATATGATGAACTTGAAAATGGTACGGGCAGGCGACATTCGCGGCGCCATATTGCTCAAAAGATGACCGTCTGCCAAACGCCGCAATGCGCGGTTCTTCCAAGCCAGGTTGATCAGGAAAATGATCATGCTCATCGGCAAAAGCAGCAAGGTCCAAAGCCAAGGTCGGTTGTGTAGAACCAAACTTGGATCGAACTGACTGACGAGGTAATAAAGGCCAATCATGCCCGACCAAAAGAGGACTTCGATCGCCACAAAGAGCAACACCATCAGCGGCATCTTATATGTGTTCGACTTTCTCATATTGGTGTTCTGAATACCGTTACGCGTAAGGCCATTTCCAATAACATCAATACAATCGCGATCAATAAGAATGGAGTAAACTCTTCTGTTTTTCGGTTGTATTGAAGCACATTGAATCGCGTCTTTTCTAACTGATCAATCTCTTGGTAAATAGAGTTGAGCTTGTTCTTACTGGTTGCTCGGAAGTACTTGCCCCCGGTCTCCTCAGCGATGTCTTTCAGTGTTTCTTCATCAATCTCTACCTCAATCCAATCATAGACGTACTGTCCGTTTGACATGCCTACAGGACTCTTCGCTTTACCAATCGTTCCAACACCAATAGTGTATACACGGATGCCGTAGAGAGAGGCAAGCTGTGCCGCATCGGCTGGTTTGATTTCACCTGCATTATTGACACCATCGGTCAACAGGATCACCACTTTACTCTTGCCTTCGCTTTCTTTTAGTCGATTCACTGCTGTGGCCAATCCCATACCAATCGCGGTTCCACCAGTGAGTTGTCCAGTGTGCAATTGAGCAAGTCCGTTGGTTACAACGCGGTGGTCACTGGTGAGCGGAACCTGCGTAATGCTTTCGCCTTCGTAAACAACCACACCAATGCGGTCATCAGGACGTTCAGAAACAAAGTTGACTGCTACTTCTTTGGCACTTTCCAATCGGTTCGGCTCAAAGTCTTTCGAAAGCATCGAAGCAGATACGTCCATTGCAATGACGATGTTGATTCCCTCGCGAGTGAGGTCTTCAAAGCTATCGCTGGATTGAGGCCTTGCAATCACATAGATCAAGAAACTGATCGTCATGAGACGAATAGCGAAGAGGAGGTGTCGATTCAATTGTGGTAGAATCTTCTTCCAATCTTCTGGTAAGTAGCTCGTGTTGACACTTTCTCGTCGGTAGAATTGACGAAAGAAATAGATACCACTGAGTGCTGGAATCAACAAGTATAACCACAGCGCATTTGGGTAGGCAAGCTCGTATCTGTCGTGAAAGAAAAACACGATGCCTCCCACGATCACATTGATCACGAACAATGATATAGCGAGTATGAGCCTCTTCTTTGTCATTGTTGTATCACCTCCGCCGTTTGTTCTACAAATTGCTGAGCCGAACTCATGCTTTGACTGTTCTCAGCGTCAATTGGCTTGTATTTGGCAAACTTCACCATGTCGGCGAGTTCTAGAATACCCTTTACACGCTGTTGTTCATCAACGGGTAGACCAAGTGTGCGCAGTTGAAGGAGAATTTCGCGTGTTGTTTTCTCAGTGCAGGCAATCGCAAATCGACGTTCGAGGTAGTTTCGAATGATATCACTGAGAATAGTGTGGTGTTCCTTTACTTTTCCTTTGGTAATCAAATCCATCGCCCGCAATTCAGCTAGGGCTTCATTGGCTTCAATATGCGCTGGTAATGACGGCTTCTTTTTGATGACAGGAACGAATTCCTTGTCTTTGGTGCGCTTGCTTAGAATGTAAATCACCACGGCGATGACCAAGGCAAGAACGATCAAAAGCACAGCCAACCATTTCTCCATCAATACATCCCAAATGGTGTATTGAACTTCAACGATTTCTTTAATGTCTTTGAGTTCGGCATTTTGATCAAGTTGCATTCCTTCGACATAAAGAAGGGCAGCATTCGATTCAATCGATCCACTTTCTAAAGAAAATACGATTGGAGGGATAGCGATGTATCCCGTGTCAAAGGACGTCAAGATCACCTCTTGTGCTATGACATACTTTGCTTCTTGAAACGACGTATCAATGCTTCCTTTTGAAACAATGTCTAGCGCATGAATGGAGTCTCCTTGAATTGGCCACGGATTGATATTTGGAATCTCTCCTTCACCATAGAATCGAATCAGTGCCTTGACATGTCCTCCAAGTGGAATGTCTGTGGTGTCAAGCGTAATGTCTGCTCGTTGCCCCAGAGAAGCAAGACTGATCAAACTAATGATGGCCGAAAGTAGAAACCTTTTCATCGTGTGCGCTGTTTGAAAAGGTTCATAAGTGAACGCACGTATGGTCTGTTCGTGCGAATGGTAATATTATCGACGCCCGCGCGGGTGAATTGTTCCTTGATACGCTTATTTCGTTCAAGAAAGGCATGCTTCAATCGAAGTCTATTTCTTTTGAGATTACTATTCACCCAGGTCATTTCACCATTCTCGCTATCGCGGAATAGCAACCAACCTGCTTTCGGTAGTTCTTCTTCTCCTGGGTCTTCGATTTTCAGAGCAACCAAATCGTGCTTTCGGGAAGCGATCTTCAAGCTCTGCTCAAAGTTGTCGTCGATGAAGTCAGAGAGCACGAAACAGATCGATCGCTTCTTGATCACACGGTTCATGTAATCAAGGGCAAAGGCAATATCTGTTTTCGTTCCTTCGGGCTCGAAGTCAAGTAATTCCCGAATGATACGCAGGATGTGACTTCTTCCTTTTTTCGGAGGAATGAACTTTTCTATGCGATCAGAGAAGAGTATGACTCCAATCTTATCGTTGTTCTGAATCGCACTAAACGCCAACACAGCCGTGAGTTCGGTAATCAGTGTTTTCTTAAGCTGTGTGCGTGTTCCGAAATTCCCTGACGAAGAAACATCAACCAAGATCATGGCGGTAAGCTCACGTTCTTCTTCGAAAACTTTCACGTAGGGGTGTCCCATTCGGGCCGTTACGTTCCAGTCGATGGTTCGGATTTCATCCCCATGCTGGTACTCACGATTCTCACTGAAGGCCATCCCACGTCCTTTAAAGGCTGAGTGGTATTCACCAGAGAAGATCTGTTTCGACAATCCTCGGGTTCTCAGTTCAATGGCTCTGACCTTCTTTAAAAGTTCGGTCGTTTCCATAGAGCTGTATTAAGGGACGTCGATTTGATTCAGGATCTCAGTAATGATCTGTTCTTGAGTGATATTTTCGGCTTCCGCCTCGAAGGTAATTCCTACACGGTGGCGCATGATATCCATACACACAGCACGAACGTCTTCAGGAATGACAAAACCTCGACGGTTGATGAAGGCGTAGGCCTTGGCCGCAAGTGCCATGCTAATTGACGCACGTGGCGACCCTCCGAATTGAATCAACTGACTGAGG
Coding sequences within it:
- a CDS encoding tetratricopeptide repeat protein: MRFILVIALLGFTVSVQAQSAKKQLNKGQQAYERGDFDAASELFNLSEGNVGQRAIGDFNRGDALYRQEKFDEAADAFRNAAESFDSEEAKAQAYHNLGNSLMRQQDLEGAVDAYKDALMANPNDNDTRHNLAMAMQQLEQQQQQQQQQQQQQQQQENDEGGEDGEKENERQGEKEDESEDQNQNGDSKSEEEKEEPGEGTRPDRISKEDAEKLLEALNQREKELQQNLKKKKDGKKKKIEKDW
- a CDS encoding DUF58 domain-containing protein, giving the protein METTELLKKVRAIELRTRGLSKQIFSGEYHSAFKGRGMAFSENREYQHGDEIRTIDWNVTARMGHPYVKVFEEERELTAMILVDVSSSGNFGTRTQLKKTLITELTAVLAFSAIQNNDKIGVILFSDRIEKFIPPKKGRSHILRIIRELLDFEPEGTKTDIAFALDYMNRVIKKRSICFVLSDFIDDNFEQSLKIASRKHDLVALKIEDPGEEELPKAGWLLFRDSENGEMTWVNSNLKRNRLRLKHAFLERNKRIKEQFTRAGVDNITIRTNRPYVRSLMNLFKQRTR
- a CDS encoding vWA domain-containing protein: MINVIVGGIVFFFHDRYELAYPNALWLYLLIPALSGIYFFRQFYRRESVNTSYLPEDWKKILPQLNRHLLFAIRLMTISFLIYVIARPQSSDSFEDLTREGINIVIAMDVSASMLSKDFEPNRLESAKEVAVNFVSERPDDRIGVVVYEGESITQVPLTSDHRVVTNGLAQLHTGQLTGGTAIGMGLATAVNRLKESEGKSKVVILLTDGVNNAGEIKPADAAQLASLYGIRVYTIGVGTIGKAKSPVGMSNGQYVYDWIEVEIDEETLKDIAEETGGKYFRATSKNKLNSIYQEIDQLEKTRFNVLQYNRKTEEFTPFLLIAIVLMLLEMALRVTVFRTPI
- a CDS encoding VWA domain-containing protein, with translation MRKSNTYKMPLMVLLFVAIEVLFWSGMIGLYYLVSQFDPSLVLHNRPWLWTLLLLPMSMIIFLINLAWKNRALRRLADGHLLSNMAPRMSPARTIFKFIIWRLALGMIVIALLDPKVGSKIEEVETQGIDLMVAIDVSNSMLAEDLKPNRLKLAKRAVQQVINDMGSNRLGIVIFAGDAYVQLPLTSDTKAAKIFLDAIETNSVPTQGTAIGAALDLCMSSFDQDSEAGKAILLITDGENHEDDAIASAELAASRGIQICAIGAGLPGGAPIPEFDRNGRRSGFKTDANGKTVVTQLNEQMLVELVKIGDGTFVRANEQIVDVRPILDAFKELELGDLGTANFVDYEHRFRLFAIAALLLLVTETLLSERAWKRKFTVS